The nucleotide window GTTCTCGCATTAAAATTACAGTTTGGATGGTTTGGAAGATGTTCGCCACCACGATATACATTAATACTCCAGCCGGTAAGGGGAAGAAAAGAAACATCCCACTAAAAATCACTGGAGTGATCTTATTAACCGCCTGTTGTTGTTGTGCATTAGCTCCTCCACTTTTAGACCCAGAGAGTTCCTGGTTGATATAAATACTTATACCAAAAAACAGTACCATTCCTAAGATATCCCAGTGGATTTTTCCATCATCACTGACTGCCCCGACTCTTCCCAAGGCTTCAATAAAGAGAAAGCCGGTATTAGCGGCAAGTCCTGGAATTGTGACTTGAAGGGTAGCATCTCCGGGTTCTAGGGCTGTAATTGTTCCGTCTTCGTTGATTTGTAGCCGTTCTGAGCCTTTAGTGACTGTATATCTCGGCTTCAGTTGAGTATCGGGAACATCAGCGACTACCTGAGATAGGGGTTTACCTTCAGCCGTTTGAAGTTCGACTGCTGTTGAGTCTCCAACGCCTAGCTTATTTCCTCCCGGAAGTAGGGCAGCAATGGGATAATGAACCCCATCATTGACATAAATATTTTGGGGTTTGGTGGCAAAGGTTTGGGGTTGAACCCGTTCGATTTGCTCTCTCGGTAAAATTTGGACATCAACGGTATAGTTAATATCAGCAAAAGGCGATCCCCGTAAGGTAGCAAATAGAGCAAATAGGATCGGCATTTGCACCAGTAACGGTAAACACCCGGCTAAGGGATTACCGAACTCTTGCATCAGCTTACCCATTTCCTCTTGTTGTTTTTGAGGATCGTTTTTGTACCGTTTTTGAATTTCTTCTTGCCGTTCTTTCATCAGGGGTTGGGTAATCCGCATTTTTCTCATATTGCGAATTTGTCCCGCACTGAGAGGATATAAAGCAAAACGAATTACTAAGGTTAAGGCAATAATCGCAAAACCATAGCTAGGCACAATCCTGTAGAAAAAGTCCAGGATCGGCAACATGATATTTGTAGAAATAAATCCAACACCAAAGTCCATTCGTCTAATGCTCGTCTTGTTTGGGTTTTAAAGGGTTATCTGTTGTTTAATTTATCTAAAATTTTATGCCTTGTCGATCGGCAAAATTTTCGCTCAA belongs to Gloeothece citriformis PCC 7424 and includes:
- the yidC gene encoding membrane protein insertase YidC is translated as MDFGVGFISTNIMLPILDFFYRIVPSYGFAIIALTLVIRFALYPLSAGQIRNMRKMRITQPLMKERQEEIQKRYKNDPQKQQEEMGKLMQEFGNPLAGCLPLLVQMPILFALFATLRGSPFADINYTVDVQILPREQIERVQPQTFATKPQNIYVNDGVHYPIAALLPGGNKLGVGDSTAVELQTAEGKPLSQVVADVPDTQLKPRYTVTKGSERLQINEDGTITALEPGDATLQVTIPGLAANTGFLFIEALGRVGAVSDDGKIHWDILGMVLFFGISIYINQELSGSKSGGANAQQQQAVNKITPVIFSGMFLFFPLPAGVLMYIVVANIFQTIQTVILMREPLPENLQKLLEQQEKTEKGREALPFEKRSKKKEKTSG